The sequence CTCAACGCACTCTTGGGCGTCTTGTACGGGCATGGCATGTACCCGGCCCTCACGGCCGAACAGATCTCTGACGCCAGGGAATTGGCGACGTCACCGGGGTACGACGGTGCCACCACCTACTACATGATCCCGACCGAGAATCTGCCACTGCTGGAACCGCTGCGGTCGATCCCCGTCGTCGGCGATCCGTTGGCCGATCTGCTCCAGCCGGCCTTGAAAGTCCTCGTCGACTTGGGCTATGACGATCCCTTTGCGGCGACCACCTACGCCGACGTTCCCACCCCGATCGGATTGTTCCCCAACATTGACGTCGGCACGGTCCTCGACGACCTGGCGCGTGGGGCGCAGCAAGGATTCCAACAGTTCGTGAACGATCTCGGGTCGCTGTCCATGCCGGACCCGGCGGCGCTGGTCGCGGCGACTCTGCCGTCGATACCCTCTGGCCCCGGCGATTTCGTATCGGAACTCACCCACATCGTCAATACCGTCACCTCGGTAGTCGCGACCAACTACGCGGCGCTGCTTCCCACCGCGGATCTGCTCCTGACATTGCTGACCAGTGTGCCGCTGTACAACGCCCAACTGTTCATGGCCGGCATCGAGGCCGGCAACCTTGTCGACGCGATCGGTAACCCGCTCGCAGCCGACGCGGCGCTGATCTCGATGGGGCTGGGCCTTCTTGGCTTAAACGTCTTGAATACGGCCACATTCACCGTGGACGCACTCGCGGGACTCTTCTCATGACCTTCGCGCCGCACCCGAATGGGCCGATCCGGCCAGGTCTCCGGCTTGCCGCCGCCGCGGGTATCGGTGTCTTGGCGCTGACCGCAACGATCAGCGCGCCGTTCGCGTACGGCGACGACGTCACGTTGGTCCTGGGCGGCACCGGGCTTTCGGTACCCAACCCGCCGCCCGGCTTCATCATTGGCGGCACCGACAAATTCGTCACACCGAATTTCCCCGGTTTCACCAGCGCCCATGCGCAGGGTGTCTATACCCCCGAACAACTTTATCCGTTGACCGGAGTCAGCAGCCTCACGCTGAACCAGTCGGTAGCCGCGGGCGCCAACACGCTGAACAATGCCATTCTGCGTCAGATCGCTGAGGGGAACCATGTCGTCGTCCTCACCGACTCGCAAAGCAGCGTCGTCGCCGGCGAAGTGATGCGCCTGCTGGCCGCCCTGCCCGCCGACCAACAACCCAGCGCCGACGAGCTGGGATTCGTGCTACTCGTCGACCCGAACAATCCGAACGGCGGGCTCTTCGCCCGCTATCCCGATCTTGCCTTCCCGGCGCTGGGCGTGACATTCAACGGTGCGACGCCACCGGACACGATTTACCCGACGGCTGTCTACACGCTTGAATACGACGGCGCCTCAGACTATCCGCAGTACC is a genomic window of Mycolicibacter heraklionensis containing:
- a CDS encoding PE-PPE domain-containing protein; translated protein: MTARRIGSSRAAPWAIAGSTLLAAASTVASAPAIGTTPWTVQTLLLAGDTALVMGGTGIQVPNPSPDYIVDVTTKYITPNFPDFTADQAQGLFTPENLYPLTGTKSLTLDQSLDQGVQILHDAIMQEVGTGNRVAVLGYSQSAVIASLEMQKLAGLPPGEQPSPDDLHFVLIGDPSNPNGGFFERLVGFTAPSLGATLTGATPSDTPYPTDIYTIQYDGYADFPKYPLNLLSDLNALLGVLYGHGMYPALTAEQISDARELATSPGYDGATTYYMIPTENLPLLEPLRSIPVVGDPLADLLQPALKVLVDLGYDDPFAATTYADVPTPIGLFPNIDVGTVLDDLARGAQQGFQQFVNDLGSLSMPDPAALVAATLPSIPSGPGDFVSELTHIVNTVTSVVATNYAALLPTADLLLTLLTSVPLYNAQLFMAGIEAGNLVDAIGNPLAADAALISMGLGLLGLNVLNTATFTVDALAGLFS